A region from the Marinobacter sp. SS13-12 genome encodes:
- a CDS encoding DUF4123 domain-containing protein, protein MARRSKQGDDILYLILESAGSKSLLQSLYEQCDAPVWQPLFRETQWAPYEDESPLVIQTARDSDLHRWALDGIGKTGELSGLMIESDERLEAVLRWARERLTVALGGTRKGLLRFYDPLIWHSLKPRDIGQQGIVNCVVYLHGSPENGEWLTSLNPEPVTMTEVPMLEPEQLHNLGLGSV, encoded by the coding sequence ATGGCACGACGATCCAAGCAGGGCGACGACATCCTTTACCTGATATTGGAAAGTGCGGGAAGTAAATCGTTGCTGCAATCGCTTTACGAGCAATGTGATGCGCCCGTATGGCAGCCGTTATTCCGCGAAACGCAGTGGGCTCCCTATGAAGATGAGAGTCCGCTAGTCATCCAGACAGCCCGGGATAGTGACTTACACCGGTGGGCTCTCGATGGAATTGGAAAAACGGGTGAACTAAGTGGTTTGATGATTGAGTCTGATGAAAGACTTGAGGCAGTGCTGCGCTGGGCGAGAGAGCGTCTTACGGTGGCGCTGGGCGGAACAAGAAAAGGTCTGTTGCGGTTCTACGATCCATTGATCTGGCATAGCCTTAAGCCCCGCGATATTGGTCAGCAAGGCATAGTAAACTGTGTGGTTTATCTACACGGCAGTCCGGAAAACGGTGAATGGCTGACAAGTCTAAATCCGGAACCGGTAACCATGACAGAAGTCCCCATGTTAGAGCCAGAGCAACTCCATAACCTGGGTCTCGGAAGTGTTTAG
- a CDS encoding BrnA antitoxin family protein, translating to MRTKSKSGRVFELPSDQEESDINKGIAGDPDTRELTDGEFQQLRPLGRPKAEVTKERITIRLSPEVVEQFRATGSGWQTRMDKALQEYLKTHTQSEVERLG from the coding sequence ATGCGGACAAAATCTAAATCAGGGCGGGTGTTTGAGTTGCCGTCGGATCAGGAAGAGTCCGATATTAATAAAGGTATTGCGGGGGACCCAGATACTAGAGAGCTTACAGACGGGGAGTTTCAACAGCTCCGCCCATTGGGGCGACCAAAAGCGGAGGTCACTAAGGAGCGGATAACCATCCGGCTTTCCCCGGAAGTCGTTGAACAGTTCAGGGCTACTGGCAGCGGATGGCAAACCCGTATGGATAAGGCGTTGCAGGAGTACCTTAAAACTCACACTCAGTCGGAAGTTGAGAGGTTGGGTTAG
- a CDS encoding BrnT family toxin has product MKVEFDPGKDALNTMKHGVSLERAALLEWDFVWATEDARNDYGERRMIGYGPIGSRVYCVVYTERGDARRIISFRKANRREVRLYADKI; this is encoded by the coding sequence ATGAAAGTTGAATTTGATCCAGGGAAGGATGCGCTCAATACGATGAAGCACGGTGTTTCACTGGAACGTGCTGCATTGCTTGAGTGGGATTTTGTATGGGCTACCGAGGATGCTCGCAATGACTACGGCGAACGCAGGATGATCGGGTATGGGCCTATTGGTAGTCGTGTTTATTGCGTTGTTTACACTGAAAGGGGTGATGCCCGGCGTATAATCAGTTTCCGAAAGGCCAACAGACGAGAGGTGAGGCTATATGCGGACAAAATCTAA
- a CDS encoding MBL fold metallo-hydrolase, with the protein MKLQFLGAAGTVTGSRYLLSDDKHRLLVDCGMYQGVKNLRKRNWARFPVEPSSINAVVLTHAHIDHTGYLPALVKNGFNGKIYCTKATHELCKVLLPDAGYLQEEDAKYAFRKGFSKHDKPEPLFTVKDAHEALKHFESLHFHERFEPVKGMEVSFTPAGHILGSSCVHVHHRESDRTVVFSGDVGRQDDVIMRAPEPITKADVLVCESTYGDRLHAQSDPESELADIITKTAGRGGIVLVPSFAVGRAQMLLYLIHKIMGEGRIPKMPVYLNSPMAIKATEIFSRHHKEHKLSAGQCEMIDQHTEFVRTVDESIELNSVRYPCIIISASGMASGGRVLHHLKTLLPNPRNSIVFAGFQAPGTRGDALVNGAESVKIHGEYWPVKAEVHNLDSLSAHGDYEEILQWLEAGTLKPEKVYITHGEIVASDVMRKRIRDKFGWDVEVAELFDEVPV; encoded by the coding sequence ATGAAGCTGCAATTTCTTGGCGCCGCGGGCACAGTAACCGGTTCACGCTATCTGTTGTCGGATGACAAACACCGACTGCTGGTGGACTGTGGCATGTACCAGGGCGTGAAGAACCTGCGCAAACGCAACTGGGCACGGTTTCCCGTGGAGCCTTCGTCTATCAATGCGGTGGTTCTGACCCACGCGCATATCGACCATACCGGCTACCTGCCCGCGCTGGTGAAAAACGGCTTCAATGGCAAGATTTACTGCACCAAAGCTACCCATGAGCTGTGCAAGGTTTTGCTGCCCGATGCCGGCTACCTGCAGGAAGAAGATGCCAAATACGCCTTCCGCAAAGGGTTCTCCAAGCACGACAAGCCGGAACCACTATTCACCGTCAAGGACGCCCACGAAGCCCTGAAGCACTTCGAATCCCTGCATTTCCATGAGCGATTCGAACCCGTTAAAGGGATGGAGGTGTCCTTCACTCCGGCCGGGCATATTCTGGGGTCGTCCTGTGTGCACGTCCACCACCGGGAAAGCGACCGCACGGTAGTGTTCAGTGGCGATGTGGGCCGACAGGACGATGTGATCATGCGCGCGCCGGAGCCCATCACCAAGGCGGATGTGCTGGTGTGTGAATCCACCTATGGGGACCGGTTGCACGCACAAAGCGACCCGGAATCGGAACTGGCTGACATTATTACCAAAACCGCCGGGCGTGGGGGCATTGTACTTGTGCCCTCCTTCGCCGTAGGCCGGGCGCAGATGTTGTTGTACCTGATCCACAAGATTATGGGCGAAGGCCGCATACCGAAAATGCCGGTGTACCTGAACAGCCCCATGGCGATAAAGGCCACAGAAATCTTCTCCCGCCATCACAAGGAGCATAAACTCAGTGCTGGCCAGTGCGAAATGATCGACCAGCACACCGAGTTTGTCCGCACCGTGGATGAGTCCATCGAACTCAACAGCGTGCGTTACCCCTGCATTATCATCTCCGCCAGTGGCATGGCCAGCGGTGGCCGTGTGTTGCACCATTTGAAGACACTTCTACCTAATCCGCGCAACAGTATTGTGTTTGCCGGGTTCCAGGCACCGGGTACTCGAGGGGATGCGCTGGTGAATGGGGCTGAGTCGGTGAAGATTCATGGAGAGTACTGGCCGGTTAAGGCTGAGGTGCATAACCTCGATTCGCTGTCGGCTCATGGGGATTATGAGGAGATTCTGCAGTGGCTTGAGGCTGGGACACTGAAGCCAGAGAAGGTTTATATTACTCATGGTGAGATTGTGGCTAGTGATGTTATGCGGAAGCGGATTCGGGATAAGTTTGGATGGGATGTTGAGGTGGCGGAGTTGTTTGATGAGGTACCTGTATAA
- a CDS encoding type VI secretion system tip protein VgrG yields the protein MPQATGLQFTATLGQLPKDLFAVVRFELTETLSKLCHCKLELASTSPTIAAEEVLEQPVELVVWQDGIPLRRFHGVVNEFARGDSGHRRTRYEVIVQPPLWRLGLMHNSRIFQTQSTDAIVRTLLEERGIIDTVFDLKRTPEEREYCVQHRESDLDFIERLSAEEGWYYRYNHGDVNGEEQPGLIIADHHGDAPKLEPAEYNGKAGGSSRQSAVFQFSYRERVRAASVAMKDYTFRNPAYALMHEQQADKLDAQREDYQHYDYPGRFKQDASGQPFTERRLDALRNDATTANGQSDRPDFTVGAKVALTEHDNPALNREWLFTSITHTGVQPQALEEDSTGGATTYHNAFNAIPADRTWRPQVEHRPLMDGPQMAIVTGPEGEEIHCDEHGRVKVRFPWDRYSKNDEHSSAWLRVSQGWAGGQYGFMALPRIGNEVIVSFLDGDPDQPIITGRTYHATNTPPYALPEHKTRTTLKTQTHKGEGSNELRFEDEADKEQIYLHAQKDLDLLTENNRTEVIRNDSHLTVDNHRKAHIKGNDHATVDGDKREQIGKDHSFNVTGTLHLKAGTAWLSDSGTELHIKAGQKAVIEAGAEITLKAGGSFVKIDPSGVAMGGAAIKLNAGGSPGKGSGQKVQVPEMPGLVEKNGGAVAPVEIADVDQRANAEPKPVVVHRLKQARMNRAAVVEECQEQADGSCPLSDCPCGKARTA from the coding sequence ATGCCCCAGGCAACCGGACTGCAGTTCACGGCCACCCTTGGCCAACTCCCCAAAGACCTGTTCGCGGTCGTCCGCTTTGAACTGACCGAAACCCTTTCCAAGCTGTGCCACTGCAAGCTGGAACTGGCCAGTACCTCGCCGACTATTGCCGCTGAGGAAGTGCTGGAACAACCCGTGGAGCTGGTGGTGTGGCAGGACGGCATCCCCTTGCGGCGCTTCCACGGCGTGGTCAACGAATTCGCCCGGGGCGACTCTGGCCATCGCCGCACCCGCTACGAAGTCATCGTCCAGCCCCCGCTGTGGCGCCTGGGCCTGATGCACAACAGCCGCATTTTCCAGACCCAGAGCACCGACGCCATCGTGCGCACCCTGCTGGAAGAGCGGGGCATCATCGACACCGTATTTGACCTGAAACGCACCCCCGAAGAGCGGGAATACTGCGTCCAGCACCGGGAAAGCGATCTGGACTTTATTGAACGACTGTCGGCCGAAGAAGGCTGGTACTACCGTTACAACCACGGTGATGTGAATGGCGAGGAGCAACCGGGCCTGATCATCGCTGACCACCACGGCGACGCTCCTAAACTGGAGCCCGCCGAATACAACGGCAAGGCCGGCGGCAGCAGCCGCCAGAGCGCTGTCTTCCAGTTCAGCTACCGGGAACGGGTCCGCGCCGCCTCCGTGGCCATGAAAGACTACACTTTTCGGAACCCCGCCTACGCCCTGATGCACGAACAGCAGGCCGACAAGCTGGACGCTCAGCGCGAAGACTACCAGCATTACGACTACCCCGGCCGCTTCAAACAGGACGCCAGCGGCCAGCCCTTCACCGAACGCCGCCTGGACGCTTTGAGAAACGACGCCACAACCGCCAACGGCCAGAGCGACCGCCCCGACTTCACCGTGGGCGCCAAAGTGGCACTCACCGAACACGACAATCCGGCCCTGAACCGGGAATGGCTGTTCACCAGCATCACCCACACCGGCGTGCAGCCCCAGGCCCTGGAAGAAGACAGCACGGGGGGTGCCACCACCTACCACAATGCGTTCAATGCCATTCCCGCAGACCGCACCTGGCGCCCACAAGTAGAACACCGACCCTTGATGGACGGCCCCCAGATGGCCATCGTCACCGGCCCGGAAGGCGAAGAGATCCACTGCGACGAACACGGCAGGGTAAAAGTAAGGTTTCCGTGGGACCGCTACTCCAAGAACGACGAACACAGCAGCGCCTGGCTACGAGTCAGCCAGGGCTGGGCTGGCGGCCAGTACGGCTTCATGGCACTCCCGAGAATCGGCAACGAAGTCATCGTCTCCTTCCTCGATGGCGACCCGGACCAGCCCATTATTACCGGTAGAACCTATCACGCCACCAACACGCCGCCGTACGCGCTGCCGGAGCATAAGACACGCACCACACTGAAAACCCAGACCCACAAGGGCGAGGGCAGTAACGAACTGAGATTTGAAGACGAAGCCGACAAAGAGCAGATCTACCTCCACGCCCAGAAAGACCTGGACCTGCTGACGGAAAATAACCGCACCGAAGTCATCAGGAACGACAGCCACCTCACCGTGGACAACCACCGCAAGGCCCACATCAAGGGCAATGACCACGCCACCGTGGATGGCGATAAACGAGAACAAATCGGCAAGGACCACAGCTTCAACGTCACCGGCACCCTGCACCTGAAAGCCGGCACCGCCTGGCTCAGCGACTCCGGCACCGAACTGCACATCAAGGCCGGTCAGAAAGCGGTTATCGAAGCGGGTGCGGAAATCACCCTCAAGGCTGGTGGCAGCTTTGTGAAGATTGATCCCAGTGGCGTAGCTATGGGTGGCGCCGCCATCAAGCTTAATGCGGGTGGTTCGCCAGGCAAGGGGAGTGGACAGAAGGTTCAGGTGCCGGAGATGCCTGGTTTAGTGGAGAAGAATGGCGGAGCAGTGGCGCCGGTGGAGATTGCAGATGTTGATCAGCGTGCAAATGCCGAACCAAAACCTGTGGTAGTCCATCGATTGAAACAGGCGCGAATGAACCGCGCAGCGGTGGTTGAGGAATGTCAGGAACAAGCTGATGGCTCTTGTCCATTGAGTGATTGTCCCTGTGGAAAAGCCCGGACGGCATGA
- a CDS encoding transposase: MARRPRICPAGMPQHVIQRGNNRQVCFQDFSDRAAFIAFLSRYRREYEVDIHAWVLMSNHTHLLVTPQTDQALSGFMKALGQHYAQYFNYKYERSGTLWEGRFKSCLVDTESYFLQCQRYIELNPVKAGMVHYAGDYQWSSYRCHGYGLKAKWHTPHSCYLAYQPAPDKRFESYRSFVASPAPDGMDDLIQYAAIAGKPLGTEAFQEQMHARFGV, translated from the coding sequence ATGGCCCGCCGACCAAGGATTTGCCCGGCCGGGATGCCCCAGCATGTGATTCAGAGGGGGAATAACCGGCAGGTTTGTTTTCAGGATTTTTCAGATAGAGCCGCCTTCATCGCTTTTCTCTCCCGCTACCGGCGAGAGTATGAGGTGGACATTCATGCCTGGGTTTTGATGAGTAATCACACCCATCTGCTGGTGACACCGCAAACGGATCAAGCACTGTCCGGATTCATGAAAGCCCTAGGCCAGCATTATGCGCAGTACTTCAATTACAAATACGAGCGCTCCGGCACGCTCTGGGAGGGGCGGTTCAAGTCCTGTCTGGTGGATACCGAGAGCTATTTTCTACAGTGCCAGCGGTATATTGAGTTAAACCCGGTGAAAGCAGGAATGGTGCACTATGCCGGGGACTATCAGTGGTCGAGCTACCGGTGCCATGGGTACGGACTAAAAGCAAAGTGGCACACGCCCCACAGTTGCTACCTGGCGTACCAGCCTGCCCCGGATAAGCGCTTTGAGAGCTACCGCTCCTTTGTGGCCAGCCCCGCCCCGGATGGCATGGATGATTTGATCCAATACGCCGCAATCGCCGGGAAACCGCTTGGAACAGAGGCGTTTCAGGAGCAAATGCACGCCCGATTTGGGGTCTGA
- the cysQ gene encoding 3'(2'),5'-bisphosphate nucleotidase CysQ: protein MHYSSILPDVLKIADAASEKVLSIYMTDFKVDYKADESPITAADVASHRVIVAGLRNLSHDIPVLSEEGAEIPWSERKQWHRFWLIDPIDGTKDFTQRTGEFTVNIALIENGEPILGVVTAPALKEAYWGLKGEGAYKRDRTGRVHRISVATPGETKRVVASKNHLNEETRAFIDKLGSHELVQAGSSLKFCKIAEGHADIYPRLGPTCEWDTGAAHAVLSAAGGKVETLDREPLKYGKENVLNPFFVAAGDWY, encoded by the coding sequence ATGCATTACAGCTCCATCCTCCCGGATGTCCTCAAAATCGCCGACGCCGCCAGCGAAAAAGTCCTCAGCATCTACATGACGGACTTCAAAGTGGACTATAAAGCTGACGAGTCGCCCATTACTGCAGCAGACGTTGCCAGCCATCGGGTGATTGTGGCGGGCTTGCGCAATCTCAGCCATGATATCCCTGTGCTGTCAGAAGAAGGTGCAGAGATCCCCTGGAGCGAGCGTAAACAGTGGCACCGGTTCTGGTTGATTGATCCTATCGACGGCACAAAGGATTTCACCCAACGCACCGGCGAGTTCACCGTTAACATAGCTCTGATTGAAAACGGAGAGCCTATTCTGGGCGTGGTGACGGCTCCGGCGCTCAAGGAAGCCTACTGGGGCCTGAAAGGCGAGGGCGCTTACAAGCGGGACCGCACCGGGCGGGTGCATCGCATCAGTGTGGCGACACCAGGTGAGACCAAGCGCGTTGTAGCCAGCAAGAATCACCTCAATGAAGAAACCAGAGCCTTTATCGACAAGCTCGGCTCTCACGAACTAGTGCAGGCGGGTAGTTCCCTCAAATTTTGCAAAATCGCCGAAGGCCATGCGGATATCTATCCTCGTCTGGGGCCCACCTGCGAGTGGGATACCGGGGCAGCTCACGCAGTGTTGTCGGCTGCTGGTGGCAAAGTAGAGACACTGGACAGAGAGCCACTGAAGTACGGAAAGGAGAATGTGCTGAACCCGTTCTTCGTGGCCGCCGGCGACTGGTATTGA